In Malus sylvestris chromosome 15, drMalSylv7.2, whole genome shotgun sequence, a single genomic region encodes these proteins:
- the LOC126604768 gene encoding nifU-like protein 2, chloroplastic gives MRAMLLNSPPYCRLQQPLSTSCSLLFGGSGSYVSFSRGRNLVRSSSRVRLPSPSRSLVVKAVATPDSAVELPLTAENVENVLDEIRPYLISDGGNVSLHEIDGNVVRLKLEGACGSCPSSVMTMKMGIERRLMEKIPEIVAVEAIADKETGLELNEENIEKVLEEIRPYLVGAAGGSLELVTIEEPIVKVRITGPAAGVMTVRVAVTQKLREKIPSIAAVQLL, from the exons ATGAGAGCGATGCTTCTCAATTCTCCGCCGTACTGCAGACTCCAACAACCACTTTCCACG AGTTGTAGTTTATTATTTGGAGGCTCAGGCTCCTATGTATCTTTCAGTAGAGGGCGCAATCTGGTGCGGTCTAGCTCACGGGTTAGGTTACCTTCACCTTCACGCAGCCTAG TTGTTAAGGCGGTTGCTACTCCAGATTCAGCGGTTGAATTGCCACTGACTGCAGAGAATGTTGAAAATGTATTGGATGAAATCCGACCATATCTCATTTCTGACGGAGGAAATGTGTCGTTACATGAGATTGATGGAAATGTGGTGCGTTTGAAGCTTGAGGGAGCATGTGGCTCCTGTCCAAGCTCTGTTATGACAATGAAAATGGGTATTGAGCGTCGTTTAATGGAAAAGATCCCTGAAATAGTTGCAGTGGAAGCAATAGCTGACAAAGAAACAGGACTTGAACTGAATGAAGAAAATATAGAGAAG gtacttgaagaaattagaccCTACTTAGTAGGGGCAGCAGGTGGATCTCTTGAACTTGTGACAATCGAGGAACCTATAGTGAAGGTCCGCATCACAGGTCCAGCTGCCGGGGTAATGACGGTTAGGGTGGCAGTAACGCAGAAATTGAGGGAGAAGATCCCATCCATTGCAGCAGTTCAACTACTTTGA
- the LOC126604767 gene encoding uncharacterized protein LOC126604767, whose protein sequence is MTLIHAHHFLPPSTHISMESETQHSLQIPEENPAGGAAALTLPHVNDYNANVDTARPFRSVKEAVAIFDERLLLGDMFSSPKPLYTNNIVQSSPTTTPSWKFSPPNYKESEEVRVSSYGDREEKVAVMDTLKKLEAELEETKVELKLLKERESETEVALASLNAELHKNMSKLARAEADAAEKASNVLHVSTTTTSSSPNITTMGDNVEERNKGEWMIRMENSTSLAQILSIGTTEKQGGAGYHHVGAGYYDYVGRNTEKKTMKKKPIVPLVQDLLSWKKGSKYSSSLCNPLYSSTQLYY, encoded by the coding sequence ATGACCTTAATTCATGCACACCATTTCCTTCCACCTAGCACACACATATCCATGGAATCGGAAACCCAGCACTCCCTACAGATTCCTGAAGAAAACCCAGCAGGTGGAGCAGCTGCCCTAACCCTACCACATGTTAACGATTACAACGCCAATGTCGACACTGCCCGACCCTTCCGCTCCGTCAAAGAAGCCGTAGCGATCTTTGACGAGCGCCTTCTTCTCGGAGACATGTTTTCATCCCCTAAACCCCTATACACCAATAATATTGTCCAAAGTAGCCCTACTACCACTCCATCATGGAAGTTTTCGCCGCCGAACTATAAAGAAAGCGAAGAAGTAAGAGTTAGTAGTTATGGTGATCGCGAGGAGAAAGTAGCAGTTATGGACACTCTTAAGAAGCTCGAGGCGGAGCTCGAGGAAACAAAGGTGGAGCTGAAGTTGCTGAAGGAGAGGGAGTCAGAAACGGAGGTGGCACTGGCGTCGTTGAACGCGGAGCTCCACAAGAACATGTCCAAGTTGGCTCGAGCGGAGGCGGATGCGGCAGAAAAGGCGAGTAACGTGCTGCATGTGTCAACAACTACTACATCATCATCACCAAATATTACTACTATGGGAGATAATGTTGAAGAGCGGAATAAGGGGGAGTGGATGATAAGGATGGAGAACTCTACGTCTTTGGCTCAAATATTGAGCATTGGTACTACTGAGAAACAAGGAGGAGCCGGCTACCACCATGTCGGAGCCGGCTACTACGACTATGTCGGAAGGAACACAGAGAAGAAAACAATGAAGAAAAAGCCTATTGTCCCTCTTGTGCAAGATTTATTGTCGTGGAAAAAAGGGTCTAAATATTCCAGTTCTCTTTGCAACCCTCTTTATTCGTCTACGCAATTGTACTATTGA